One window from the genome of Deinococcus sp. NW-56 encodes:
- a CDS encoding ATP-binding protein, with amino-acid sequence MVLGTEDATPVSFWFAVTPGASVGMDDLVAVRTQKPDGSPVHFYGIVDHVRTRHEGVTFDSDVQDVVAGLLPASVSYAARVLVTRVSPENFIPPQPGDEVRHARGEDLRLALSADKMKRSFPGGLLADGQVLPLNYQFVNGEQGGHINISGISGVATKTSYALFLLHAIFRSGVLDTHGEGHRTRALIFNVKGEDLLFLDQPNREVDPVERGVQAAKGLPAGRYDLLGLPASPFRDVQFLAPPKAGAGDVIVPDVEQRSGGVTPFVFSLREFCQRRMLPYVFPDGNASLNLGFVIGNIEEKLARLAAGDDAPYLTVEDWQPDTETLLAEDVRFDEMGKTRIQTFAQLISYLEYKLLEQNDGEGDPKWVLKQNQGTLRAFVRRLRGVQKHLAPLVRGDLTPARAAQYRPDLLKAGVQTSVVDIHKLGAHAQSFVVGVLLRELFEHKERYGRQDTVFVVLDELNKYAPREGDSPIKDVLLDIAERGRSLGIILIGAQQTASEVERRIVSNAAIRVVGRLDLAEAERPEYRFLPQSFRARAGILQPGTMLVSQPDVPNPVLVNYPFPAWATRRDEVAEEVGQGTEDAGNDWLGL; translated from the coding sequence ATGGTGCTGGGCACCGAGGACGCCACCCCCGTCAGTTTCTGGTTCGCGGTGACGCCCGGCGCGAGCGTGGGCATGGACGACCTCGTGGCCGTGCGGACGCAGAAGCCCGACGGCTCCCCGGTCCACTTTTACGGAATCGTGGACCATGTGCGGACGCGGCACGAGGGCGTCACCTTCGACAGCGACGTGCAGGACGTGGTCGCGGGCCTCCTCCCGGCCTCGGTGAGCTACGCGGCCCGCGTGCTCGTGACCCGCGTCAGCCCCGAGAACTTCATCCCGCCCCAGCCCGGCGACGAGGTGCGGCACGCGCGGGGCGAGGACCTGCGGCTGGCGCTGAGCGCGGACAAGATGAAACGTTCCTTTCCGGGCGGTCTCCTCGCGGACGGGCAGGTCTTGCCCCTGAACTACCAGTTCGTCAACGGCGAGCAGGGCGGCCACATCAACATCAGCGGGATTTCCGGCGTGGCGACGAAGACGAGTTACGCCCTTTTCCTGTTGCACGCCATTTTCCGCAGCGGTGTGCTGGACACCCACGGCGAGGGTCACCGCACCCGCGCCCTGATCTTCAACGTGAAGGGCGAGGATTTGCTGTTCCTCGACCAGCCCAACCGCGAGGTGGACCCGGTGGAGCGGGGCGTGCAGGCGGCCAAGGGCCTCCCGGCCGGGCGCTATGACCTGCTGGGCCTCCCGGCTAGTCCCTTCCGCGACGTGCAGTTCCTCGCGCCCCCCAAAGCCGGGGCGGGCGACGTGATCGTGCCCGACGTGGAGCAGCGGTCCGGCGGTGTAACTCCCTTTGTGTTCAGCCTGCGCGAGTTCTGTCAGCGGCGGATGCTGCCCTATGTGTTCCCCGACGGCAACGCCAGCCTTAACCTCGGCTTCGTGATCGGCAACATTGAGGAGAAGCTGGCCCGCCTCGCCGCCGGGGACGACGCGCCGTACCTCACCGTGGAGGACTGGCAGCCCGACACCGAAACGCTGCTCGCCGAGGACGTGCGTTTTGACGAGATGGGCAAGACGCGCATCCAGACCTTCGCACAGCTCATCTCTTACCTCGAATACAAGCTGCTGGAGCAGAATGACGGCGAGGGCGATCCCAAGTGGGTCCTCAAGCAGAACCAGGGGACCCTCCGCGCCTTCGTGCGGCGCCTGCGCGGGGTGCAGAAGCATCTGGCGCCGCTGGTGCGCGGCGACCTCACCCCGGCGCGGGCAGCGCAGTACCGGCCCGACCTCCTCAAGGCCGGGGTGCAGACCAGCGTGGTGGACATTCACAAGCTGGGCGCCCACGCGCAGAGCTTTGTGGTGGGGGTGCTGCTGCGCGAGCTGTTCGAGCACAAGGAGCGGTACGGACGGCAGGACACCGTCTTCGTCGTGCTCGACGAGCTGAACAAGTATGCCCCGCGCGAGGGCGACAGCCCCATCAAGGACGTGCTGCTCGACATCGCGGAGCGGGGCCGCAGCCTCGGCATCATCCTGATCGGGGCGCAGCAAACCGCTTCGGAAGTCGAGCGGCGCATCGTGTCCAACGCGGCGATCCGGGTGGTGGGCCGCCTCGATCTGGCCGAAGCCGAGCGGCCCGAATACCGCTTCCTGCCGCAGAGCTTCCGCGCCCGCGCGGGCATCCTGCAACCCGGCACCATGCTGGTGTCGCAACCCGACGTGCCCAACCCCGTCCTCGTGAACTACCCCTTCCCGGCCTGGGCCACCCGCCGCGACGAGGTGGCCGAGGAGGTCGGGCAGGGCACGGAGGACGCGGGCAACGACTGGCTGGGACTCTAA
- a CDS encoding aliphatic sulfonate ABC transporter substrate-binding protein, whose protein sequence is MTRTHIQSLSALALALLLGVASAQGATTVRLGYFPNLTHAPALIGLERGTFQKALGSKVKLDARSFVSGTTLTEAFAAGQIDIAYIGPGPAINAATRGMPLQIIAGASEAGAVLIARKDSAIRSYADLAGKRVAVPSLGNTQDISLRHILKEEGLKLQTDGGNVVVTPVAPADIAAAFAGKRVDATLVPEPWGALLQAQGHRMIGSEKTVWRGGRYPTTLLIVNTRFAQANPTLVANFLKAHADAVAYLNRSPAAARTLINAQLDKLTGQKVDVRALQRAMARTRFTTALDLDALTEYAALNVEAGYARSVPDLRTFVNLGYKR, encoded by the coding sequence ATGACCCGAACCCATATCCAAAGTCTTTCCGCGCTGGCCCTGGCCCTGCTGCTGGGGGTCGCTTCCGCTCAGGGCGCGACAACCGTGCGGCTGGGCTACTTTCCCAATCTCACCCACGCGCCCGCGCTGATCGGGCTGGAGCGCGGCACCTTCCAGAAGGCGCTGGGCAGCAAGGTCAAGCTCGACGCCCGGTCCTTCGTCTCGGGCACCACGCTGACCGAGGCGTTCGCGGCGGGGCAGATCGACATCGCCTATATCGGCCCCGGCCCGGCGATCAACGCGGCGACGCGCGGGATGCCCCTCCAGATCATCGCCGGGGCGAGCGAGGCGGGCGCGGTGCTGATCGCCCGCAAGGACAGCGCCATCCGCAGCTACGCCGACCTCGCCGGGAAGCGGGTGGCGGTGCCCAGCCTGGGGAACACCCAGGACATCAGCCTGCGCCACATTCTCAAGGAAGAGGGCCTGAAGCTCCAGACCGACGGCGGCAACGTGGTCGTGACGCCCGTGGCCCCCGCCGACATCGCCGCCGCCTTCGCGGGCAAGCGGGTGGACGCCACGCTGGTGCCCGAGCCGTGGGGAGCGCTGCTGCAAGCGCAGGGGCACCGGATGATCGGCAGTGAAAAGACCGTGTGGCGCGGCGGGCGCTATCCCACGACCCTGCTCATCGTGAACACCCGCTTCGCGCAGGCCAATCCCACGCTGGTGGCGAACTTCCTGAAGGCGCATGCGGACGCGGTGGCGTACCTGAACCGCAGCCCGGCGGCGGCCCGCACGCTGATCAACGCGCAACTGGACAAGCTGACCGGGCAGAAGGTGGACGTGCGGGCGCTGCAACGCGCGATGGCCCGCACCCGCTTCACGACCGCGCTGGACCTCGACGCGCTCACCGAGTACGCCGCCCTGAATGTGGAAGCCGGATACGCCCGCAGCGTGCCCGACCTGCGGACCTTCGTCAACCTCGGGTATAAGCGATGA
- a CDS encoding histone deacetylase — MTAPASHFSHPFRAYTPAAYTFPLPEGHRFPAYKYAGVRDRLTGLLPVLDTPALRWADAARIHDPVWLRRWRRGEVTAAEERAFGLPWSPGVVERARRAAGGSLAALHDALAHGWGANLAGGTHHAFRDRAEGFCLINDAALLTRVALDEELAQRVAILDLDVHQGNGTAALLAAEPRALTVSVHGERNYPFRKERSSLDLGLPDGVTDSEYLEVLRGQVLPALEAFRPDLLLYLAGADVLAGDRFGRFALTLDGVGERNRRVLTWARGAGVPVVTMMAGGYNRDHALTVEAHARVVLDGLDVFSS, encoded by the coding sequence GTGACCGCGCCCGCCTCCCACTTCTCCCACCCCTTCCGGGCGTACACCCCGGCGGCCTACACCTTTCCCCTGCCGGAAGGCCACCGCTTCCCGGCCTACAAATACGCGGGGGTCCGGGACCGCCTGACGGGACTGCTTCCCGTGCTGGACACGCCCGCCCTGCGCTGGGCCGACGCCGCCCGCATCCACGACCCAGTCTGGCTGCGCCGCTGGCGCCGGGGCGAGGTCACGGCCGCCGAGGAACGGGCCTTCGGGCTGCCCTGGAGTCCAGGGGTGGTCGAGCGTGCCCGACGCGCCGCCGGGGGGAGTCTGGCTGCGCTGCACGACGCGCTCGCGCACGGCTGGGGCGCCAACCTCGCGGGAGGGACGCACCACGCCTTCCGCGACCGCGCCGAGGGCTTCTGCCTGATCAACGACGCCGCCCTGCTGACCCGCGTCGCGCTCGACGAGGAGCTGGCCCAGCGGGTGGCGATCCTCGACCTCGACGTGCATCAGGGGAACGGGACCGCCGCGCTGCTGGCCGCCGAACCCCGTGCGCTGACCGTCAGCGTGCATGGCGAGCGCAACTACCCCTTTCGCAAGGAGCGCAGCAGCCTCGACCTCGGGCTGCCCGACGGGGTGACGGACAGCGAGTATCTGGAGGTGCTGCGGGGGCAAGTACTTCCAGCGCTGGAGGCCTTCCGCCCCGACCTCCTGCTGTACCTCGCGGGGGCGGACGTGCTCGCGGGGGACCGCTTCGGCCGCTTTGCGCTGACCCTGGACGGCGTGGGCGAACGCAACCGCAGGGTGCTGACCTGGGCGCGGGGCGCTGGGGTGCCCGTCGTCACGATGATGGCCGGGGGGTACAACCGCGACCACGCCCTCACGGTCGAGGCGCACGCCCGCGTCGTGCTGGACGGCTTGGACGTATTTTCTTCCTAA
- a CDS encoding GrpB family protein, which produces MTLGLRRGTVELRLSSAQYPALFAQERVRVAQALGPLAVAIEHVGSTSIPGLAAKPILDLAVGVEGAARLDVCIRPLEEIGYASFGDREGWGEYFFARGPDEARTHYLHLMPVGERRWRNYLLFRDVLRSRPDLRDEYQALKTALAREHGAARTEYTSRKGAFVERILAEFSPENVED; this is translated from the coding sequence ATGACACTGGGACTTCGCCGGGGAACGGTCGAGCTTCGCCTCTCATCGGCCCAGTACCCGGCGCTGTTCGCGCAGGAGCGCGTCCGGGTGGCGCAGGCGCTGGGGCCGCTGGCTGTGGCGATTGAGCATGTGGGCAGCACGAGTATTCCGGGGCTCGCTGCCAAGCCCATCCTCGACCTCGCCGTGGGGGTGGAGGGTGCCGCGCGGCTGGACGTTTGCATCCGTCCACTGGAAGAGATCGGCTATGCATCGTTCGGGGACCGGGAAGGGTGGGGCGAATACTTCTTCGCCAGAGGACCCGACGAGGCGCGGACACACTACCTGCACCTGATGCCAGTAGGCGAGCGTCGGTGGCGGAACTACCTTCTGTTCCGGGACGTGCTGCGCTCCCGCCCCGACCTGCGCGACGAGTACCAGGCCCTCAAGACGGCGCTGGCGCGGGAGCATGGGGCCGCCCGCACCGAGTACACCTCCCGCAAAGGGGCCTTTGTGGAGCGGATTCTCGCGGAGTTCAGTCCGGAAAATGTGGAGGACTGA
- a CDS encoding glutathionylspermidine synthase family protein — translation MQRRTLPPRPNWEARLQEVGMTWYAPTPEHPVPYWGEEGYYAFTPGEIEGLKRDAQDLTAMVLETTGAAIEGGRLGELGIPAFLHPAVRESWDRDDPTLYMRLDLSYDARGRARLLEVNAQTPTSLVEAAVCQWQWLEDRLERGELPAGTGQWNTVHEGLGEQWAYLVRERGVTQAHFSSAREVEDIATVTYLRDLAGAAGVSGSFLAADEVGTSPQEPFLLDTWTLPIRNLMWLWPFEYAWESRDGSFLATTQTRFLEPLWKAVTSSKGLLALLHERYPDSGLVLPASLTPGRLGRDVVRKPLYSREGQNVQLPGEAATAGAYGDLPLVEQAYVELPTFLAGDGPRYPVLGVWVAGDEVCGMGIREGRGRVTDNRATFAPHVVVPG, via the coding sequence ATGCAGCGCCGCACCCTCCCGCCCCGCCCCAACTGGGAGGCCCGGCTGCAAGAGGTCGGCATGACCTGGTATGCCCCCACCCCCGAACACCCGGTCCCCTACTGGGGCGAGGAAGGCTACTACGCCTTCACGCCGGGCGAGATCGAAGGCCTGAAACGGGACGCGCAGGACCTCACCGCGATGGTGCTGGAGACGACGGGCGCCGCCATTGAGGGCGGGCGACTGGGCGAACTCGGCATTCCTGCCTTTCTGCACCCGGCGGTGCGTGAGTCATGGGACCGGGACGACCCGACGCTCTACATGCGGCTCGACCTCTCGTATGACGCGCGCGGGCGGGCGCGGCTGCTGGAGGTCAACGCGCAGACGCCGACCAGCCTGGTCGAGGCCGCCGTATGCCAGTGGCAGTGGCTGGAAGACCGGCTGGAGCGCGGCGAGCTGCCCGCCGGGACGGGCCAGTGGAACACGGTTCACGAGGGACTGGGCGAGCAGTGGGCCTACCTCGTGCGTGAGCGGGGCGTGACCCAGGCGCACTTCAGCTCGGCGCGGGAGGTCGAAGACATCGCCACCGTGACCTACCTGCGTGACCTCGCGGGGGCGGCGGGGGTCAGCGGTTCCTTCCTGGCGGCGGACGAGGTGGGCACCAGCCCGCAGGAGCCCTTCCTGCTGGACACCTGGACGCTGCCCATCCGCAATCTGATGTGGCTGTGGCCCTTCGAGTACGCCTGGGAGTCGCGCGACGGTTCCTTCCTGGCGACCACCCAGACCCGGTTTCTCGAACCGCTGTGGAAGGCGGTCACGTCCAGCAAGGGCCTGCTGGCGCTGCTGCACGAGCGGTATCCGGACTCCGGACTGGTCCTTCCGGCCTCGCTGACTCCAGGGCGACTGGGCCGGGATGTGGTTCGCAAGCCGCTGTACTCGCGCGAGGGGCAGAATGTGCAGCTTCCCGGCGAGGCGGCCACGGCGGGGGCCTACGGCGACCTGCCGCTGGTGGAGCAGGCTTACGTGGAACTGCCGACCTTCCTGGCGGGCGACGGCCCCCGCTACCCGGTCCTGGGCGTCTGGGTCGCCGGGGACGAGGTCTGCGGAATGGGCATCCGCGAGGGCCGGGGGCGGGTAACCGACAACCGGGCGACGTTTGCGCCGCATGTGGTGGTGCCGGGATAA
- a CDS encoding ABC transporter ATP-binding protein, whose protein sequence is MTVSMSAPVAAPTAPQGLPLLLDGVTYRYGRTRAATAPAGLGPLSLEVRAGEFLCVVGPSGSGKSTLLSLLAGFLRPQAGTILLGDLPVTGPDPRLTLVQQEAALFPWRTVAGNLSFGLEQRRLPRAERDARVGDALRLVGLEGYGGRRVHELSGGQRQRVSLARALALQPRLLLLDEPFSALDDRTRTVLADELLGIWWSRKITVVFVTHNLDEALALGQRVVALRGGEVALDAPARELNVARLRETLE, encoded by the coding sequence ATGACCGTCAGCATGAGTGCCCCGGTTGCTGCCCCCACCGCCCCCCAGGGCCTGCCCCTGTTGCTGGACGGGGTGACCTACCGCTACGGGCGCACCCGCGCGGCGACCGCCCCGGCGGGCCTGGGGCCGCTGAGCCTGGAGGTCCGGGCGGGCGAGTTCCTGTGCGTGGTGGGGCCGTCGGGCAGCGGCAAGAGCACGCTGCTGTCGCTGCTGGCGGGCTTCCTGCGCCCGCAGGCCGGAACGATCCTGCTGGGCGACCTGCCCGTTACCGGCCCCGACCCCCGCCTGACGCTGGTGCAGCAGGAGGCGGCCCTCTTTCCCTGGCGCACGGTCGCCGGAAACCTGTCCTTCGGGCTGGAGCAGCGCCGACTGCCCCGCGCCGAGCGCGACGCCCGCGTGGGGGACGCCCTGCGCCTCGTCGGGCTGGAGGGCTACGGCGGGCGGCGGGTCCACGAGCTGTCGGGGGGACAACGGCAGCGGGTCAGCCTCGCCCGCGCCCTCGCGCTGCAACCCCGGCTGCTGCTGCTGGACGAACCCTTCAGCGCCCTGGACGACCGCACCCGCACGGTGCTGGCCGACGAGTTGCTGGGCATCTGGTGGTCGCGCAAGATCACGGTGGTCTTCGTGACCCACAACCTCGACGAGGCCCTGGCCCTGGGGCAGCGCGTCGTCGCCCTGCGCGGCGGCGAGGTGGCGCTCGACGCCCCGGCACGGGAACTGAACGTGGCCCGGCTGCGGGAGACGCTGGAGTAA
- a CDS encoding aspartate aminotransferase family protein has protein sequence MTTSTQNRSKWLDVELRLDSGVYNKHQVVMVRGQGATVWDDAGRAYIDCVAGYGVANIGHSHPDVVRAVQEQAGKLMVMPQTLPNDKRAEFLGELVGVLPQGLERVFLCNSGTEAMEAAKKFAITATGRQRFVSMRRGFSGRSLGALALTWEPKYREPFGDAVDNKNVDFVTYGNVEELRSAVTDKTAAVILEPVQGEGGVHPATPEFIRAARELTREKGALLILDEIQTGFCRTGKMFASEHYGVTPDGMTLAKAMAGGVPIGAFAMTAEVADRMPKGGHGTTFGGNPLSMAAGVAALRAMRNEGMAEQAREKGAYFMERLRAIGSPRIKEVRGLGLMIGVELHEPSAPYITALEHEEGVLTLAATPMVVRFLPPVTITREQIDAVVAAFERVLAAGPDREPEAMVREDKQTE, from the coding sequence ATGACCACAAGCACGCAAAACAGGAGCAAGTGGCTCGACGTCGAACTGCGGCTCGACTCGGGCGTCTACAACAAGCACCAGGTCGTGATGGTGCGCGGCCAGGGGGCGACCGTCTGGGACGACGCGGGCCGGGCGTACATCGACTGCGTGGCCGGGTACGGCGTGGCGAACATCGGCCACAGCCATCCCGACGTGGTGCGGGCCGTGCAGGAGCAGGCGGGCAAGTTGATGGTGATGCCCCAGACGCTCCCCAACGACAAGCGGGCCGAGTTCCTGGGAGAACTCGTGGGCGTGCTGCCGCAGGGGCTGGAGCGCGTCTTCCTGTGCAACTCGGGCACCGAGGCGATGGAAGCGGCCAAGAAGTTCGCCATCACCGCGACCGGGCGCCAGCGCTTCGTGTCCATGCGCCGGGGCTTTTCCGGCCGCTCGCTGGGCGCCCTCGCCCTGACCTGGGAGCCGAAGTACCGTGAGCCCTTCGGGGACGCGGTGGACAACAAGAACGTGGACTTCGTGACCTACGGGAATGTGGAGGAACTGCGCTCGGCCGTCACCGACAAGACCGCCGCCGTCATCCTGGAACCCGTGCAGGGCGAGGGCGGCGTCCACCCCGCGACCCCCGAGTTCATCCGCGCCGCCCGCGAGCTCACCCGCGAGAAAGGGGCGCTCCTCATCCTCGACGAGATTCAGACGGGCTTTTGCCGCACGGGCAAGATGTTCGCCTCCGAGCACTACGGCGTGACTCCCGACGGCATGACCCTCGCCAAGGCGATGGCGGGCGGGGTGCCGATCGGCGCGTTCGCCATGACCGCCGAGGTCGCCGACCGGATGCCCAAGGGCGGGCACGGCACAACCTTCGGCGGCAATCCGCTGAGCATGGCCGCCGGAGTGGCCGCCCTCCGCGCGATGCGGAACGAGGGCATGGCCGAGCAGGCCCGCGAGAAGGGCGCCTACTTCATGGAGCGGCTGCGGGCCATAGGCTCGCCCCGCATCAAGGAGGTGCGCGGGCTGGGGCTGATGATCGGTGTGGAGCTGCATGAACCCAGCGCCCCCTACATCACCGCCCTGGAGCACGAGGAAGGGGTGCTGACCCTGGCCGCCACCCCGATGGTCGTGCGCTTCCTGCCGCCCGTCACGATCACGCGCGAGCAGATCGACGCGGTGGTCGCCGCCTTCGAGCGTGTCCTCGCCGCTGGCCCCGACCGCGAGCCGGAGGCGATGGTGCGCGAGGACAAGCAGACCGAATAA
- a CDS encoding ABC transporter permease yields the protein MSVPAPRTDPAPVRTRLSRWRVLSWQLIGLALILGVWWLVTDGLKLYPPYVFPSPSQVWTEISYGLWGTGPQDGKLLSAIAGSLRRVLTGYGIAVALGALVGLLMGAWLPLRATLGAYLTGIQSVPSIAFVPFAILFFGLNERAVLFVVVLEGFIPVALAVSGALLNVSPALRIAGRTLGARGLSMTTGVLLPAALPNVLTGLRTAWSFAWRALVGGELLISGVASIGEQLEVGRATANVALVLATIIIIGIIGGVFDALLRALEGRVRRDYGLEVTQ from the coding sequence ATGAGTGTTCCGGCGCCGAGAACCGACCCGGCCCCCGTCCGCACCCGGCTCTCGCGCTGGCGGGTGCTGTCGTGGCAACTGATCGGGCTGGCCCTGATTCTGGGCGTGTGGTGGCTGGTCACCGACGGGCTGAAGCTCTACCCGCCCTACGTCTTTCCCAGCCCGTCCCAGGTCTGGACCGAGATCAGCTACGGCCTGTGGGGCACCGGGCCGCAGGACGGCAAATTGCTCTCGGCCATCGCGGGAAGCCTGCGGCGGGTGCTGACCGGGTACGGGATCGCGGTGGCGCTGGGCGCCCTGGTCGGGCTGCTGATGGGCGCGTGGCTGCCGCTACGGGCGACGCTGGGCGCGTACCTGACGGGCATTCAGAGCGTGCCCTCCATCGCCTTCGTGCCCTTCGCCATCCTCTTTTTCGGCCTGAACGAGCGGGCGGTGCTGTTCGTGGTGGTGCTGGAGGGCTTTATCCCGGTGGCGCTGGCCGTGTCGGGAGCGCTGCTGAACGTCTCCCCCGCCTTGCGTATCGCCGGGCGGACGCTGGGAGCGCGGGGCCTCTCCATGACGACCGGGGTGCTGCTGCCCGCCGCGCTGCCCAACGTGCTGACCGGCTTGCGAACCGCCTGGAGTTTCGCGTGGCGGGCGCTGGTGGGCGGCGAGCTGCTCATCAGCGGGGTGGCTTCCATCGGGGAGCAGTTGGAGGTCGGGCGGGCCACCGCGAACGTCGCGCTGGTGCTGGCGACCATCATCATCATCGGGATCATCGGCGGCGTGTTCGACGCGCTGCTGCGGGCGTTGGAGGGCCGGGTGCGGCGTGACTACGGGCTGGAGGTGACACAATGA
- a CDS encoding Crp/Fnr family transcriptional regulator, whose amino-acid sequence MTLNSIPTTTALHHTDLHRRPLRRGETLYYAGDAAPSLYRLESGLLRAVRLTPQGRTLTVRHIWPGDVFGEETLHAIARAHQVTALTDAVVVPLHPQHLGAAELWEVTRSLSAQLQRVMNDGVHIQNGELRERIARYLLNLAESSLGGRHGDGTRFVRATHELIAEGTGATRESVSKLIGEMRDDGLLTPAYRCLTLTDEASLRALSGYHGD is encoded by the coding sequence ATGACCCTCAACAGTATCCCGACCACGACCGCCCTGCACCACACCGACTTGCACCGCCGCCCCCTGCGCCGGGGCGAGACGCTGTACTACGCCGGCGACGCGGCTCCCAGCCTCTACCGGCTGGAAAGCGGGCTGCTGCGGGCCGTGCGCCTGACGCCCCAGGGCCGCACCCTGACCGTGCGCCACATCTGGCCCGGCGACGTGTTCGGCGAGGAAACGCTGCACGCGATCGCCCGTGCCCATCAGGTCACGGCGCTCACCGACGCGGTGGTGGTGCCCCTGCACCCGCAGCACCTCGGGGCCGCCGAGCTCTGGGAAGTCACCCGCAGCCTCAGCGCCCAGCTTCAGCGCGTCATGAATGACGGTGTTCACATTCAGAACGGCGAACTGCGCGAGCGGATCGCCCGCTACCTGCTGAACCTCGCGGAATCCAGCCTCGGTGGGCGGCACGGCGACGGCACCCGCTTCGTGCGGGCCACCCACGAGCTGATCGCCGAGGGCACCGGCGCCACCCGCGAGAGCGTCTCCAAGCTGATCGGCGAGATGCGCGACGATGGCCTGCTGACCCCCGCCTACCGCTGCCTGACCCTGACCGACGAGGCCAGCCTGCGGGCGCTGAGCGGCTACCACGGCGACTGA
- a CDS encoding DNA double-strand break repair nuclease NurA, with amino-acid sequence MRIRLDPWPVDMEGGQLGLKRFEGELIDIETPRWAAVAPKAIPARLGTVYVVDGKRRMESRVFIEDGDGAAGMGGFGAYVVGAVELCPHGTRPATLREVRAQRLLAHAPGLRVDPCLLSPRDPHTGHLQYAPVVADSAEPLAPLHKLQQVMLAAEQELSHGLASRVPFDEGDDREALTALTIQDGTLRSQNLGGAVVGCVKTMQTQYLPPDRAGLLTDLKPGERTPILHMRYENNRITRFIWYVRLCEAAFYQHPMSGVMRLEMYAPEEPDFLPPIVRTVANVSGPLLCRLASQPHKDPRAPQNLIPTAALEHAMTRAMGSADLVTRRLRAHIARELGVAS; translated from the coding sequence ATGCGGATTCGCCTCGACCCCTGGCCCGTGGATATGGAAGGCGGGCAACTCGGCCTGAAGCGGTTCGAGGGAGAACTCATCGACATCGAGACGCCGCGCTGGGCGGCCGTCGCGCCCAAGGCCATCCCCGCGCGGCTGGGAACTGTGTACGTCGTGGATGGCAAGCGGCGCATGGAGTCGCGCGTCTTTATCGAGGATGGCGACGGCGCGGCGGGGATGGGCGGTTTCGGGGCCTACGTGGTGGGCGCGGTCGAGCTGTGCCCCCACGGCACCCGTCCGGCCACCCTGCGGGAGGTCCGGGCGCAGCGGCTCCTCGCCCACGCGCCGGGGTTGCGGGTGGACCCCTGCCTGCTCTCGCCGCGTGACCCGCACACCGGGCACCTCCAGTATGCGCCCGTCGTGGCCGACAGCGCCGAGCCGCTCGCGCCGCTGCACAAGTTGCAACAGGTCATGCTGGCCGCCGAGCAGGAGCTGTCGCACGGGCTGGCCTCACGGGTCCCCTTCGATGAGGGAGACGACCGCGAGGCCCTGACGGCGCTGACCATTCAGGACGGCACCCTGCGCAGCCAGAACCTGGGGGGTGCGGTGGTGGGCTGCGTCAAGACGATGCAGACCCAGTACCTGCCCCCCGACCGGGCCGGGCTGCTGACCGACCTGAAGCCCGGCGAACGCACGCCGATCCTGCACATGCGCTACGAGAACAACCGCATCACCCGCTTCATCTGGTACGTGCGGCTGTGCGAGGCCGCCTTCTACCAGCACCCCATGTCCGGCGTGATGCGGCTGGAGATGTACGCGCCAGAGGAACCCGACTTCCTGCCGCCCATCGTGCGGACAGTGGCGAACGTGAGCGGCCCGCTGCTGTGCCGCCTCGCCAGCCAGCCGCACAAGGACCCCCGCGCCCCGCAGAACCTGATTCCGACCGCTGCGCTGGAACACGCCATGACCCGCGCGATGGGGAGCGCCGACCTCGTGACGCGGCGCCTGCGGGCGCACATCGCCCGTGAGCTGGGGGTCGCCTCGTGA